In the Alligator mississippiensis isolate rAllMis1 chromosome 7, rAllMis1, whole genome shotgun sequence genome, one interval contains:
- the LOC102576778 gene encoding olfactory receptor 12D3, with protein sequence MDNMTLVTEFILFGVSDTQELHSFLFGLFLLLYLTNVSGNLAVASITLWDSHLCTPMYFFVGNLSFIDIFYSSTTVPKMFVGLVWGGTGGSPISWRGCITQMFFFYFLGSTEAMLLTVMGYDRYLAVCRPLHYPLLMSRRLCWALAGSVWTAGFFHSLLHAIMASCLSFCCKQHLSHFFCDVSPLLEISCSDIQFNQILLAGVTGSIILGCLTLTIVSYAMILRAVLGMRSAEGLRKAFSTCGAHLTLVAIRYGCSGAMYLRPRSQRSLATDRLVTVLYTAVTPVLNPLIYTLRNKEVKAALRRVIARRVYA encoded by the coding sequence ATGGATAACATGACACTAGTGACCGAGTTCATCCTGTTTGGGGTGTCAGACACACAGGAGCTCCACAGCTTCCTCTTTGGCTTATTCCTCCTCCTTTACTTGACCAATGTCTCAGGGAACCTGGCTGTGGCTTCCATAACTCTGTGGGACTCCCATCTatgcacccccatgtacttctttgtTGGCAACCTCTCTTTCATTGACATCTTCTATTCCTCCACCACGGTGCCTAAGATGTTTGTGGGGCTGGTATGGGGTGGCACTGGTGGGAGCCCCATATCCTGGCGGGGCTGCATCACTCAAATGTTCTTCTTCTACTTCCTGGGCAGCACTGAGGCCATGCTTCTCACTGTTATGGGCTATGACCGCTACCTGGCTGTGTGTCGGCCCTTGCACTACCCACTGCTGATGAGCCGCCGGCTTTGCTGGGCCCTGGCTGGCTCAGTGTGGACAGCTGGATTCTTTCACTCTCTTCTCCATGCCATCATGGCATCATGTCTCTCTTTCTGCTGTAAGCAACACCTTAGccacttcttctgtgatgtgTCCCCACTCCTTGAGATCTCTTGCTCTGACATCCAGTTCAACCAAATCCTCTTGGCTGGTGTCACTGGCTCCATCATCCTGGGCTGTTTGACTCTCACCATAGTATCCTATGCAATGATCCTGAGGGCTGTTCTGGGCATGCGCTCAGCAGAGGGGCTGCGAAAGGCCTTCTCCACCTGTGGGGCCCACCTGACTCTGGTGGCCATCCGCTATGGGTGCTCTGGGGCTATGTACCTGCGGCCACGTTCCCAGAGGTCTCTGGCTACTGACAGGCTTGTGACAGTGCTGTACACGGCTGTCACACCTGTCCTTAACCCCCTCATCTACACTCTGCGCAACAAGGAGGTCAAGGCTGCTCTGAGGCGGGTCATAGCCAGGCGGGTGTATGCCTAA